One genomic segment of Cottoperca gobio chromosome 21, fCotGob3.1, whole genome shotgun sequence includes these proteins:
- the usp9 gene encoding ubiquitin carboxyl-terminal hydrolase 9X isoform X4: MTATTRGSPVGGNDSQGQGQAPDAQSQPPLPQNQTSSPNSSNENSPVSPPDEQGQGDGPPQLEEEEPAFPHTDLAKLDDMINRPRWVVPVLPKGELEVLLEAAIDLSKKGLDVKCEACQRFFRDGLTISFTKILTDEAVSGWKFEIHRCIINNTHRLVELCVAKLSQDWFPLLELLAMATNPHCKFHIYNGTRPSETVPAGAQLADDELFARPPDPRSPKGWLVDLINKFGTLNGFQMLHDRFMSGQALNVQIIAALIKPFGQCYEFLTLHTVKKYFLPVIEMVPQFLENLTDEELKKEAKNEAKNDALSMIIKSLKNLASRVPGQEETVKNLEIFRLKMILRLLQISSFNGKMNALNEVNKVISSVSYYTHRHNPEEEEWLTAERMAEWIQQNHILSIVLRDSLHQPQYVEKLEKILRFVIKEKALTMQDLDNIWAAQAGKHEAIVKNVHDLLAKLAWDFSPEQLDHLFDCFKASWTNASKKQREKLLELIRRLAEDDKDGVMAHKVLNLLWNLAHSDDVPVDIMDQALSAHIKILDYSCSQDRDTQKIQWIDRFIEELRTNDKWVIPALKQIREICSLFGEAPQNLSQTQRSPHVFYRHDLINQLQHNHALVTLVAENLSAYMETMRQFSKEEQAEFDPQTVRPGSRYSHVQEVQERLNFLRFLLKDGQLWLCAPQAKQIWKCLAENAVFLCDREACFKWYSKLMGDEPDLDPDINKDFFENNVLQLDPSLLTENGMKCFERFFKAVNCREGKLVAKRRAYMMDDLELIGLDYLWRVVIQGSDDIASRAIDLLKEIYTNLGPKLQVNQVEIHEDFIQSCFDRLKASYDTLCVLDGDKDSINCARQEAIRMVRVLTVLKEYINECDSDYHEERTILPMSRAFRGKHITLIVRFPNQGRQVDDLDIWSHTNDTIGSVRRGILNRIKANAAHTKIELFIGGEVVDPADDRKLIGQLNLKDKTLITAKLTQVSANMPSSPDSSSDSSTGSPGNHGNHFSDGPNPEVESCLPGVIMSLHLRYISFLWQVADLGCNLNMPLLRDGARVLMKLMPPDNTTVENLRAVCLDHAKLGENSLSPSLDSRFFGPSPSQVLYLIEVVYALLMPASATLGEDASDFQYNFLKSGGLPLVLSMLTRNNFLPSADMETRRGAYLNALKIAKLLLTAVGFGHVKAVAEACQPNAEGNIPVSPINQATHDQALVLQSALQNIPNPASECMLRNVAIRLAQQISDEVTENNFFQASKYIPDICVIRAVQKIVWASGCGTVQLVFSSNEEISKIYEKTNAAKEPDGEDEQVCCEALEVMTLCFALMPTALDTLSKEKAWQTFIIDLLLHCHSKSVRQMAQEQFFLMATRCCMGHRPLLFFITLLFTVLGTTAKERAKHAGDYFTLLRHLLNYAYNSNINLPNAEVLLNNEIDWLKRIKDEVKRTGETGVEETILEGHLGVTKELLAFQTPEKKYYIGCEKGGANLIKELIDDFIFPASNVYLQYMKSGEFPTEQAIPVCSTPASINAGFELLVALAVGCVRNLKQIVDTLTDMYYLGCETLTEWEYLPPVGPRPNKGFVGLKNAGATCYMNSVIQQLYMIPPIRNGILAIEGTGTDVDDEMSGDEKQENESNVDPRDEVFSYHHQFDDKPSSKSEDRKEYNIGVLRHLQVIFGHLAASRLQYYVPRGFWKQFRLWGEPVNLREQHDALEFFNSLVDSLDEALKALGHPAMLSKVLGGSFADQKICQGCPHRYECEESFTTLNVDIRNHQNLLDSMEQYVKGDLLEGANAYHCEKCNKKVDTVKRLLIKKLPPVLAIQLKRFDYDWERECAIKFNDYFEFPRELDMEPYTVAGVAKLEGDDVNPENQVIQQNEPSEPTPPGSSKYRLVGVLVHSGQASGGHYYSYIIQRNGGDGEKNRWYKFDDGDVTECKMDDEEEMKNQCFGGEYMGEVFDHMMKRMSYRRQKRWWNAYILFYERMDSLDKDSELVKYISELTISSTKPNQVKMPGVIECSVRKQNVQFMHNRMQYSLEYFQFIKKLLTCNSVYLNPPPGQDHLLPEAEEIAMISAQLAARFLFSTGFHTKKVVRGPASDWYDALCILLRHSKNVRYWFAHKVLFAYPNRFSEYLLECPSAEVRGAFAKLIVFIAHFSLQDGPCPSPTASPGPSTQGCDNLSLSDHLLRAVLNLLRREVSEHGRHLQQYFNLFVMYANLGLAEKTQLLKLNVPATFMLVALDEGPGPPIKYQYAELGKLYTVVSQLVRCCDVAARMQSSINGNPPLPNPYGDTNLTTPVMPVQQLVAEILFVRTSYVKKIIEDCSNSEETVKLLRFSCWENPQFSSTVLSELLWQVAYSYTYELRPYLDLLLQILLIEDSWQTHRIHNVLKGIPDDRDGLFDTIQRSKNHYQKRAYQCIKCMVALFSNCSVAYQILQSNGDLKRKWTWAVEWLGDELERRPYTGNPQYTYNNWSPPVQSNETSNGYFLERSHSARMTLAKACELCPEEEPDEQEAPDDQDSSPPEDTSLYPHSPGTTQFQQNNHPHGQPYTGPAAQHMNNPQRPGPASAPTPGPTQTTPGPTQTTPGPGPTPGPGPRAQENWESTEEVAPAPAPAPTTSTTPAPAPPKE; encoded by the exons AGGTGTATCATCAATAACACACACCGGttggtggagctgtgtgtggccAAGCTCTCTCAGGACTGGTTCCCtctactggagctgctggccATGGCCACCAACCCTCACTGCAAGTTCCACATCTACAATGGCACACGGCCCTCTGAGACTGTCCCCGCTGGAGCACAGCTGGCCGACGATGAGCTCTTCGCCCGACCACCTGACCCACGCTCTCCTAAG GGCTGGTTGGTGGACTTAATAAACAAATTTGGCACGTTAAACGGGTTTCAAATGTTGCACGATCGCTTCATGAGCGGCCAAGCACTGAACGTCCAGATCATCGCTGCACTTATCAA GCCTTTTGGCCAGTGTTACGAGTTCCTCACATTGCACACGGTAAAGAAGTACTTCCTTCCAGTCATCGAGATGGTTCCCCAGTTTCTAGAGAATCTCACAGATGAGGAGCTGAAGAAAGAAGCCAAGAATGAAGCCAAAAACGACGCACTGTCCATGATAATCAAGTCTCTGAAGAATCTGGCTTCTCGTGTACCAGGGCAGGAGGAGACCGTGAAGAATTTAGAGATTTTTAGATTAAAAATGATTCTTAG GTTATTGCAAATTTCTTCTTTTAACGGCAAAATGAATGCACTAAATGAAGTTAACAAGGTGATCTCCAGTGTGTCCTACTACACTCATCGACATAACCCTGAAGAGGAGGAGTGGCTGACTGCAGAGCGCATGGCG GAGTGGATCCAGCAGAACCACATCCTGTCCATTGTGCTGAGGGACAGTTTGCACCAGCCGCAGTACGTAGAGAAACTGGAGAAGATCCTTCGCTTCGTTATCAAAGAAAAAGCTCTTACAATGCAGGATCTGGACAACATCTGGGCGGCACAG GCTGGTAAACATGAGGCCATTGTGAAGAACGTCCATGACCTCCTGGCCAAGCTGGCATGGGACTTCTCACCTGAGCAGCTTGATCACCTTTTTGACTGTTTCAAG GCAAGTTGGACCAATGCCAGTAAGAAGCAGCGAGAAAAACTGCTGGAATTAATCCGGCGCTTGGCTGAGGATGATAAGGATGGGGTGATGGCCCACAAGGTCCTCAACCTCCTGTGGAACCTGGCACACAGCGATGATGTGCCTGTCGACATCATGGACCAGGCTCTGAGTGCTCACATCAAAATATTAGATTACAGTTGCTCACAG GACAGGGACACACAGAAGATTCAGTGGATAGATCGCTTCATAGAGGAGCTACGAACCAATGACAAATGGGTGATCCCTGCCCTGAAGCAAATCAGAGAAATCTGTAGCCTCTTTGGAGAAGCCCCTCAAAACCTCAG TCAAACCCAGAGAAGCCCTCATGTGTTTTACCGCCATGACCTGATCAACCAGCTGCAGCATAACCACGCTCTGGTCACCCTGGTGGCTGAGAACCTCTCGGCCTACATGGAGACCATGAGGCAGTTCTCCAAAG AGGAACAAGCTGAGTTTGACCCCCAGACGGTTAGACCAGGAAGCCGCTACAGCCATGTACAGGAAGTACAGGAACGACTCAACTTCCTTAG GTTCCTGCTAAAAGATGGCCAGTTGTGGCTCTGTGCCCCTCAGGCCAAGCAGATCTGGAAGTGTCTGGCTGAGAACGCAGTGTTTCTCTGTGACCGTGAGGCCTGCTTCAAATG GTACTCAAAGCTGATGGGCGATGAACCAGACCTGGACCCGGACATCAATAAGGACTTCTTTGAGAACAATGTTCTGCAGTTGGACCCGTCTCTGCTGACAGAGAATGGcatgaagtgctttgagaggTTCTTCAAGGCTGTCAACTGCAGGGAGGGCAAGCTGGTGGCAAAGCGCAGGGCTTACATGATGGATGACCTTGAACTAATAGGCTTGGACTACCTCTGGAGG GTGGTAATTCAAGGAAGTGATGACATCGCCAGCCGAGCTATAGACCTGCTAAAAGAGATCTACACCAACCTTGGACCAAAACTACAAGTCAATCAG GTTGAAATTCATGAAGATTTCATCCAGTCATGTTTTGACCGTCTGAAGGCGTCCTACGACACCCTGTGTGTGTTAGACGGAGACAAAGACAGCATCAACTGCGCCCGACAGGAGGCTATCCGCATGGTGCGAGTTCTCACTGTGCTCAAAGAGTACATCAATGAGTGTGACAGTGACTACCATGAGGAGAGGACTATACTGCCTATGTCAAG AGCTTTTCGTGGGAAGCATATCACATTGATCGTCCGTTTCCCCAACCAGGGGCGTCAGGTAGATGACTTGGATATCTGGTCACACACCAATGATACAATCGGCTCGGTCCGGCGTGGCATCCTAAACAGGATCAAAGCTAATGCTGCACATACCAAGATTGAGCTCTTCATTGGTGGGGAGGTTGTGGATCCAGCTGATGACAGGAAGCTGATTGGACAGCTCAATTTGAAGGACAAAACG CTGATCACGGCCAAGCTGACGCAGGTGAGTGCCAACATGCCTTCAAGCCCAGACAGCTCCTCTGACTCATCCACTGGATCTCCCGGTAACCATGGCAACCACTTCAGCGACGGGCCCAACCCTGAGGTGGAGAGCTGTCTTCCTGGTGTG ATCATGTCGCTGCATCTGCGCTACATCTCCTTCCTGTGGCAGGTGGCTGACCTGGGCTGCAACCTCAACATGCCACTGCTCAGAGATGGAGCTCGAGTTCTCATGAAACTCATGCCTCCAG acAACACTACCGTGGAGAATCTGCGAGCTGTGTGTCTGGACCACGCCAAGCTCGGGGAGAACAGCCTCAGTCCTTCGCTGGACTCACGCTTCTTCGGCCCCTCACCTTCACAAGTGCTATACCTCATTGAG GTTGTTTATGCTTTGCTGATGCCAGCCAGTGCCACTCTGGGCGAGGACGCCAGCGACTTTCAGTACAACTTCTTGAAGAGCGGTGGGCTGCCTCTAGTGTTGAGCATGCTCACAAGGAACAACTTCCTCCCATCGGCGGACATGGAGACACGCCGTGGGGCTTACCTCAATGCGCTCAAGATTGCCAAGCTTCTCCTTACTGCCGTAGGCTTTGGGCATGTGAAGGCTGTGGCCGAGGCCTGCCAGCCCAACGCTGAGGGAAATATTCCCGTCTCACCG ATTAATCAGGCAACTCATGACCAGGCTCTGGTCCTCCAGAGTGCCCTGCAAAACATACCTAACCCTGCCTCAGAATGCATGTTGCGCAATGTAGCCATACGCCTAGCCCAGCAGATCTCTGATGAGGTAACAGAAAAT AATTTCTTCCAGGCATCGAAGTACATCCCAGACATCTGTGTGATCCGAGCGGTACAGAAAATAGTGTGGGCTTCAGGCTGTGGAACAGTGCAGCTCGTCTTCAGTTCAAATGAAGAAATCAGCAAGATATACGAGAAG ACAAATGCAGCTAAGGAGCCAGATGGGGAAGATGAGCAGGTGTGTTGTGAGGCCCTGGAGGTGATGACACTGTGCTTTGCCCTCATGCCCACGGCTCTGGACACACTCAGTAAGGAGAAGGCTTGGCAAACCTTCATCATAGACTTGCTGCTACACTGCCACAGCAA ATCTGTGCGTCAAATGGCCCAGGAGCAGTTTTTCTTGATGGCGACTAGGTGCTGTATGGGCCATCGACCCCTCCTCTTCTTTATCACCCTCCTCTTCACTGTGCTAGGG ACTACAGCCAAGGAGCGAGCCAAACATGCTGGAGACTACTTCACTTTACTCAGACATCTACTGAACTACGCCTATAATAGCAACATCAACCTGCCAAATGCTGAGGTGCTGCTCAACAATGAGATCGACTGGCTGAAACGGATAAAG GATGAGGTTAAGAGGACAGGGGAGACCGGTGTGGAGGAGACCATCCTGGAGGGCCACCTTGGGGTTACCAAAGAGCTTCTAGCCTTCCAGACACCAGAGAAGAAGTATTACATAGGCTGCGAGAAAGGAGGAGCAAACCTCATTAAG GAGCTGATCGACGACTTCATCTTCCCAGCATCTAACGTGTACCTGCAGTACATGAAGAGTGGGGAGTTCCCCACAGAGCAGGCCATCCCAGTGTGCAGCACCCCTGCCTCCATCAACGCTGGCTTTGAACTCCTGGTAGCACTGGCTGTCGGATGTGTTCGCAACCTAAAGCAAATAGTCGACACCCTGACTGACATGTACTACTTAG GTTGCGAGACACTGACAGAGTGGGAGTACTTGCCTCCGGTGGGGCCGCGGCCCAACAAAGGCTTTGTAGGTTTGAAGAACGCTGGGGCCACCTGTTATATGAACTCTGTCATTCAGCAGCTGTACATGATCCCTCCAATCCGCAACGGCATCCTGGCCATTGAGGGCACAGGCACTGATGTTGATGATGAGATGTCGGGAGATGAGAAGCAGGAGAATGAG AGTAATGTGGATCCTCGTGATGAGGTGTTCAGCTACCACCATCAGTTTGATGATAAACCCTCCAGTAAGTCAGAGGACAGGAAAGAGTACAACATTGGGGTACTACGTCACTTACAGGTCATTTTTGGACATCTGGCTGCGTCTAGACTTCAGTACTATGTCCCCAGGGGCTTCTGGAAACAGTTCAG GTTATGGGGTGAGCCAGTGAACCTGCGGGAGCAGCATGATGCTCTGGAGTTTTTCAACTCTTTGGTTGACAGTTTGGATGAAGCTCTGAAAGCCCTGGGCCACCCCGCCATGCTGAGCAAGGTGCTGGGAGGGTCCTTCGCTGACCAAAAGATCTGTCAGGGATGCCCCCACAG GTATGAGTGTGAGGAGTCGTTCACAACGCTCAATGTCGACATCAGGAACCACCAGAACCTGTTGGACTCCATGGAGCAGTACGTTAAAGGGGATCTGCTTGAGGGGGCCAATGCCTACCACTGTGAGAAGTGTAATAAGAAG GTGGACACAGTGAAGCGCCTTCTGATTAAGAAGCTGCCACCTGTCCTGGCCATCCAGCTGAAGCGCTTTGACTATGACTGGGAGCGGGAGTGTGCCATCAAGTTCAATGACTACTTTGAGTTCCCAAGGGAGCTGGACATGGAGCCGTACACGGTAGCTGGTGTGGCTAAGCTAGAGGGCGATGACGTCAACCCGGAGAACCAGGTGATCCAACAGAACGAGCCCTCTGAACCCACACCTCCCGGCAGCTCCAAGTACCGTCTGGTGGGAGTGCTGGTCCACTCAGGGCAGGCCAGTGGCGGACACTACTATTCCTACATAATCCAGAGGAACGGGGGTGATGGCGAGAAGAACCGCTGGTATAAGTTTGATGATGGTGATGTGACTGAGTGCAAGATGGACgatgaggaggagatgaagaacCAGTGCTTTGGAGGGGAGTACATGGGCGAGGTGTTCGATCATATGATGAAAAGGATGTCGTACCGGAGGCAGAAGCGCTGGTGGAATGCCTACATCCTATTCTATGAGCGTATGGACTCACTGGACAAGGACAGCGAGCTTGTCAAATACATCTCGGAGTTGACCATCTCCTCCACCAAGCCGAATCAGGTCAAGATGCCTGGTGTCATCGAGTGCAGCGTCCGCAAGCAGAACGTCCAATTCATGCACAACCGAATGCAATACAGCCTGGAATATTTCCAGTTCATTAAGAAACTTCTGACCTGTAACAGTGTCTATTTAAACCCTCCTCCAG GACAAGACCATCTTCTGCCAGAGGCAGAGGAAATTGCGATGATAAGTGCTCAGCTGGCTGCTAGGTTCCTCTTCAGCACAGGTTTTCACACCAAGAAAGTAGTACGGGGTCCTGCCAGTGATTG GTATGACGCCCTCTGCATCCTGCTGAGACACAGTAAGAATGTACGCTATTGGTTTGCACACAAAGTCCTGTTTGCTTACCCTAACCGGTTCTCAGAGTACCTGCTTGAGTGCCCGAGCGCTGAGGTCCGTGGCGCATTTGCCAAGCTCATTGTCTTCATCGCTCACTTCTCCCTGCAAGACGGGCCGTGCCCCTCCCCCACCGCCTCGCCTGGACCCTCTACTCAG GGCTGTGATAACCTCAGTCTAAGTGACCACCTGTTGAGAGCTGTACTCAACCTGCTCAGAAGAGAGGTTTCTGAACACGGCCGTCACCTGCAGCAGTACTTCAACCTCTTTGTCATGTATGCAAATCTGG GCCTGGCAGAAAAGACCCAGCTGTTGAAGCTGAATGTCCCTGCCACTTTCATGTTGGTCGCTCTGGATGAGGGTCCCGGCCCTCCCATTAAGTACCAGTATGCTGAGCTGGGCAAGCTCTACACTGTGGTCTCCCAACTGGTCCGTTGCTGTGACGTCGCCGCACGCATGCAGTCCTCCATCAATG GTAACCCTCCTCTCCCTAACCCATATGGTGACACCAACTTGACAACCCCAGTGATGCCGGTGCAGCAGCTGGTGGCAGAGATCCTGTTTGTGAGGACCAGCTATGTGAAGAAGATCATCGAGGACTGCAGCAACTCTGAGGAGACCGTGAAGCTGCTTCGCTTCAGCTGCTGGGAGAACCCTCAGTTCTCCTCCACTGTGCTCAGTGAGCTGCTCTGGCAG GTCGCGTACTCCTACACCTATGAGCTGAGGCCTTACCTGGACTTGCTGCTACAGATCCTGCTCATCGAGGACTCCTGGCAGACACACAG GATCCACAATGTGCTGAAGGGCATTCCCGATGATCGAGATGGGCTCTTTGACACCATCCAGCGCTCCAAGAACCACTACCAGAAACGAGCCTACCAGTGCATCAAGTGCATGGTGGCCCTCTTTAGCAACTGCTCCGTGGCTTACCAGATCCTGCAG AGTAATGGCGACCTGAAACGAAAGTGGACGTGGGCAGTGGAGTGGTTAGGAGACGAGCTGGAGAGGAGGCCATACACTGGCAACCCCCAGTACACTTACAACAACTGGTCTCCTCCGGTTCAGAGCAACGAGACCTCAAACGGCTATTTCCTGGAGCGTTCGCACAGCGCACGTATGACACTTGCCAAGGCCTGTGAACTTTGTCCTGAGGAG GAGCCAGATGAACAGGAAGCACCTGATGATCAAGACTCTTCCCCACCTGAGGACACCTCTCTGTACCCGCACTCTCCTGGAACCACACAGTTTCAGCAG AACAACCACCCCCATGGGCAGCCGTACACCGGGCCTGCTGCTCAGCACATGAACAACCCTCAGCGTCCTGGTCCTGCCTCTGCCCCGACTCCAGGCCCTACCCAGACCACCCCAGGCCCTACCCAGACCACCCCAGGTCCTGGTCCCACTCCCGGTCCAGGCCCGCGAGCACAAGAGAACTGGGAGAGCACCGAGGAGGTCGCGCCCGCCCCTGCCCCTGCCCCCACCACCTCTACTACCCCAGCGCCTGCCCCGCCTAAGGAGTAA